Proteins from a single region of Nerophis ophidion isolate RoL-2023_Sa linkage group LG08, RoL_Noph_v1.0, whole genome shotgun sequence:
- the lg08h6orf136 gene encoding uncharacterized protein C6orf136 homolog isoform X2, whose product MAVSRGSVAFWVGFVRIHGRRQPIVADSQWLCPARPLSSASWALAPPNSLRYQSVKKPVLSQPFHHASQPQKAAYNDDDWQESLRVCVLVRLGEPGTMRTTMEIPLFGQTKLAELLTPGTYKSSELPFLLTTVDGSREDDINVVKRSGDDTEKRHHSFRSLFKAEKCPAPYIYGSHFYCFHCPGTRQPIAHDRLNFRQCVGLERDKMKELHATLYSQAAPAEGQHHEGDSEREQRLAMVHERLRSELPNFFHKTHDYSMYSNDVEFINGLLNTKTRGRFAYQLNIAIFRLLCLVYFVDVRLEVLKLTKHLEDGTIKARWRLRGLPFYLLMLRIYRKDKSQLYRFYDAFSTFYIGHDGLIHCHKVEKVMQAAPPVLPRVTSLLASALIALGVQENRPALNLLPLLLSSLKQVQD is encoded by the exons GTAGCGGACTCACAGTGGCTCTGTCCAGCACGTCCTCTCAGCAGTGCATCATGGGCCCTGGCGCCCCCCAACAGCCTACGATATCAGAGCGTCAAGAAGCCAGTCCTTTCACAACCTTTTCATCATGCCAGCCAGCCGCAGAAGGCCGCTTACAACGATGATGACTGGCAGGAGTCGctccgtgtgtgtgtgctggTGCGACTGGGTGAGCCGGGCACCATGCGCACCACCATGGAGATCCCTTTGTTCGGTCAGACAAAACTAGCAGAGTTGCTTACGCCTGGGACTTACAAGTCTTCTGAGTTGCCCTTTCTGTTGACCACGGTGGACGGAAGCAGAGAGGACGACATCAACGTCGTCAAGAGAAGTGGCGACGACACAGAAAAGAGACACCACAGTTTTAGGAGCCTGTTCAAAGCCGAGAAGTGTCCCGCACCCTACATTTATGGCTCTCACTTTTATTGTTTCCATTGCCCGGGAACAAGACAACCGATTGCGCACGACAGGCTGAACTTTAGGCAGTGTGTTGGACTTGAGAGGGACAAGATGAAGGAGTTGCACGCTACTCTGTATAGCCAGGCAGCTCCAGCAGAGGGACAGCACCACGAAGGAGACAGTGAAAGAGAGCAAAGACTGGCCATGGTGCACGAAAGACTGAGGAGCGAG CTGCCAAATTTCTTCCATAAGACTCATGACTACAGCATGTACTCCAATGATGTTGAATTCATCAACGGTCTTCTCAATACCAAGACCAG AGGACGCTTTGCATACCAGCTCAACATCGCCATTTTCCGCCTTCTGTGTCtggtgtactttgtggacgtgCGCCTGGAGGTGCTCAAGCTGACCAAGCATCTGGAGGACGGGACAATCAAGGCTCGTTGGCGGCTCAGGGGCCTTCCCTTTTACTTGCTGATGCTACGCATCTACCGCAAAGATAAATCCCAGTTGTACAG GTTTTATGATGCATTCTCTACGTTCTACATAGGACACGATGGACTCATTCACTGTCATAAAGTTGAAAAG GTGATGCAGGCTGCACCTCCTGTCCTGCCCAGAGTCACATCCCTTCTTGCCAGTGCTTTAATAGCTTTGGGGGTGCAGGAGAACCGGCCCGCTCTCAATTTGTTGCCCCTCCTCCTGTCCTCGCTAAAACAGGTCCAAGATTAA
- the LOC133557665 gene encoding uncharacterized protein LOC133557665 has protein sequence MAGSHRGHSVITYDRQTLLDMDILGRFGLIDAGVLNMLTSMGIRRRLRPAACEAGESSSSGGRLRSRRQRCDRKRGCRAGLKTKQKANPHRTPLSSIPKTDLDGKCETTGLGGPVRSGGHVLLACVSAGDISALLIRLDISALLIRLRLGWFPAGSAVNGTLAAELDPLWTGLSRLCWIHCGLNFHSIMLDPLDIHCFPPL, from the exons atggctggctcgcatcgtggtcactccgtgatcacgtacgaccgccagacacttctggatatggacatattgggccgttttggactgatagacgcgggcgtgctaaacatgctaactagcatggggattcgtcggcggctacgtccagcggcctgtgaagcaggggagtctagtagcagcgggggccgtctacggagcagacgccagcggtgtgatcggaaacgcggatgtcgagcggggctaaaaacaaagcagaaggctaatccccacagaacaccactttcctccatcccgaagacggatttagatggaaaatgcgagactactggtctgg ggggtccggtccgatccggtggccatgtactgcttgcctgtgtatcggctggggacatctctgcgctgctgatccgcctcgacatctctgcgctgctgatccgcctccgcttgggatggtttcctgctggctccgctgtgaacgggactctcgctgctgagttggacccgctttggactggactctcgcgactgtgttggatccattgtggattgaactttcacagtatcatgttggacccgctcgacatccattgctttcctcctctctaa
- the lg08h6orf136 gene encoding uncharacterized protein C6orf136 homolog isoform X1, producing the protein MAVSRGSVAFWVGFVRIHGRRQPIVSQVADSQWLCPARPLSSASWALAPPNSLRYQSVKKPVLSQPFHHASQPQKAAYNDDDWQESLRVCVLVRLGEPGTMRTTMEIPLFGQTKLAELLTPGTYKSSELPFLLTTVDGSREDDINVVKRSGDDTEKRHHSFRSLFKAEKCPAPYIYGSHFYCFHCPGTRQPIAHDRLNFRQCVGLERDKMKELHATLYSQAAPAEGQHHEGDSEREQRLAMVHERLRSELPNFFHKTHDYSMYSNDVEFINGLLNTKTRGRFAYQLNIAIFRLLCLVYFVDVRLEVLKLTKHLEDGTIKARWRLRGLPFYLLMLRIYRKDKSQLYRFYDAFSTFYIGHDGLIHCHKVEKVMQAAPPVLPRVTSLLASALIALGVQENRPALNLLPLLLSSLKQVQD; encoded by the exons GTAGCGGACTCACAGTGGCTCTGTCCAGCACGTCCTCTCAGCAGTGCATCATGGGCCCTGGCGCCCCCCAACAGCCTACGATATCAGAGCGTCAAGAAGCCAGTCCTTTCACAACCTTTTCATCATGCCAGCCAGCCGCAGAAGGCCGCTTACAACGATGATGACTGGCAGGAGTCGctccgtgtgtgtgtgctggTGCGACTGGGTGAGCCGGGCACCATGCGCACCACCATGGAGATCCCTTTGTTCGGTCAGACAAAACTAGCAGAGTTGCTTACGCCTGGGACTTACAAGTCTTCTGAGTTGCCCTTTCTGTTGACCACGGTGGACGGAAGCAGAGAGGACGACATCAACGTCGTCAAGAGAAGTGGCGACGACACAGAAAAGAGACACCACAGTTTTAGGAGCCTGTTCAAAGCCGAGAAGTGTCCCGCACCCTACATTTATGGCTCTCACTTTTATTGTTTCCATTGCCCGGGAACAAGACAACCGATTGCGCACGACAGGCTGAACTTTAGGCAGTGTGTTGGACTTGAGAGGGACAAGATGAAGGAGTTGCACGCTACTCTGTATAGCCAGGCAGCTCCAGCAGAGGGACAGCACCACGAAGGAGACAGTGAAAGAGAGCAAAGACTGGCCATGGTGCACGAAAGACTGAGGAGCGAG CTGCCAAATTTCTTCCATAAGACTCATGACTACAGCATGTACTCCAATGATGTTGAATTCATCAACGGTCTTCTCAATACCAAGACCAG AGGACGCTTTGCATACCAGCTCAACATCGCCATTTTCCGCCTTCTGTGTCtggtgtactttgtggacgtgCGCCTGGAGGTGCTCAAGCTGACCAAGCATCTGGAGGACGGGACAATCAAGGCTCGTTGGCGGCTCAGGGGCCTTCCCTTTTACTTGCTGATGCTACGCATCTACCGCAAAGATAAATCCCAGTTGTACAG GTTTTATGATGCATTCTCTACGTTCTACATAGGACACGATGGACTCATTCACTGTCATAAAGTTGAAAAG GTGATGCAGGCTGCACCTCCTGTCCTGCCCAGAGTCACATCCCTTCTTGCCAGTGCTTTAATAGCTTTGGGGGTGCAGGAGAACCGGCCCGCTCTCAATTTGTTGCCCCTCCTCCTGTCCTCGCTAAAACAGGTCCAAGATTAA